Proteins encoded by one window of Nitrospirota bacterium:
- a CDS encoding HEAT repeat domain-containing protein has protein sequence MVQLSDPYTWWSAAIWAPAASAALAAAGAGYALTRRLVRRAALQRRDARRAGYRAIVDDLSDARLGVPTAPAELPAAVLTDHVFLACLAEAFDCASPELRARLIGHCGRFGYGERFRALTCSPWAWRRMDAARWLGRLGQRDGLPHLIRLTGDRSARVRSAAVGALGALRDPEACDALVRCLDEIASAFDRRAVPPDVLTRALVGQGAEAVPALLPRMQSRSGVVRKIAVEVLACAPESDPRVRGALLSALEDRDAEVRAAAAKAIGHVNDTSAVALLAKSLSDPVWFVRLQAARALGTLALQRALRPLVSALTDESWQVRAAAADALRRLGEPAVPALTECLFTSRDRYVKEQVVEELQRTPFLHEQVEALDSQVPGAVFAAQRFLRAVARHGAITVLLDALRTHRRVTVRRRLALALGTVDVPRVIAVLHDLAEHDRDAGVREAARRALTGRSDLAAGGPTAREQAA, from the coding sequence ATGGTCCAATTGAGCGATCCTTACACGTGGTGGTCGGCGGCGATCTGGGCGCCGGCTGCGTCGGCCGCGCTCGCGGCCGCGGGCGCGGGCTATGCGTTGACGCGGCGGTTGGTGCGCCGCGCCGCGCTGCAGCGACGCGACGCCAGGCGCGCCGGGTATCGCGCGATCGTTGACGACCTGTCGGACGCGAGACTGGGCGTCCCCACCGCCCCCGCCGAGTTGCCCGCGGCGGTTCTGACCGACCACGTGTTCCTGGCCTGCCTGGCCGAAGCCTTCGACTGCGCGTCTCCCGAGCTCCGCGCGCGGCTCATCGGGCACTGCGGACGATTCGGTTACGGCGAACGGTTTCGCGCGTTGACCTGCAGTCCCTGGGCGTGGCGCCGCATGGACGCGGCGCGGTGGCTGGGGCGCCTGGGACAGCGCGATGGTCTCCCGCATCTGATCCGGCTCACGGGTGATCGGTCGGCCCGCGTGCGATCGGCGGCCGTCGGCGCCCTGGGGGCCTTGCGCGATCCCGAGGCGTGCGACGCGCTCGTGAGGTGCCTGGACGAGATCGCGTCGGCGTTCGATCGTCGCGCGGTGCCGCCCGATGTGTTGACGCGCGCGCTCGTGGGCCAGGGTGCCGAAGCGGTGCCCGCGCTGTTGCCGCGCATGCAGAGCCGGTCGGGTGTGGTCAGGAAGATCGCGGTCGAGGTCTTGGCGTGCGCGCCCGAGTCCGATCCTCGCGTCCGAGGCGCCCTGTTGTCCGCGTTGGAAGACCGCGACGCGGAGGTGCGCGCCGCCGCCGCGAAAGCGATCGGGCACGTCAACGACACCAGTGCGGTGGCGCTGTTGGCCAAGTCCCTGTCGGATCCGGTCTGGTTCGTTCGTCTCCAGGCCGCTCGGGCGCTCGGGACGCTGGCGCTCCAGCGCGCGCTCCGCCCGCTGGTGTCGGCGTTGACCGATGAGTCGTGGCAGGTCCGCGCGGCTGCGGCGGACGCGTTGCGTCGGCTGGGAGAACCGGCCGTGCCCGCGCTGACCGAGTGTCTGTTCACCAGCCGCGACCGCTACGTCAAAGAACAGGTGGTCGAAGAGCTCCAGCGCACGCCGTTTCTCCACGAGCAAGTCGAAGCGCTCGACAGCCAGGTTCCCGGGGCGGTGTTTGCGGCGCAGCGCTTTCTGCGCGCAGTGGCGCGGCACGGCGCGATCACGGTGTTGCTCGACGCGCTGCGCACCCACCGGCGCGTCACCGTACGCCGGAGGCTCGCTCTGGCGTTGGGCACGGTGGACGTGCCGCGGGTCATCGCGGTCCTGCACGACCTGGCCGAACACGATCGGGATGCGGGCGTTCGTGAGGCGGCACGGCGCGCCCTGACGGGCCGCTCGGACCTCGCGGCCGGCGGACCGACCGCGAGGGAGCAAGCCGCGTGA
- a CDS encoding Glu/Leu/Phe/Val dehydrogenase, with protein sequence MTDLFRFADELGPMKIIHVYEPSIRLKAILVVDNVAAGPSIGGLRMAPDVSTEECVRLARAMTLKNAAAGLSHGGGKAVVFGDPKMPKADKETLIRGLAKALRNEEDYIFGPDMGTDEDCMGWVKDEIGRAVGVPRELGGIPLDEIGATGWGVSHAADVALEFCKIAAKKRARFAVQGFGAVGQHAARFLADKGAVLVAASDSTGAVHDPDGLDLNELFGLKQRGKSVSESAKGKAIDRDAIIDVECEIWIPAARPDVINEDNVHRLKTKLVVEGANIPITLGAEKILAENGIVCVPDFIANAGGVICAAMEYRGAGESTVFQIIEDKLRRNTRLVLETAARKRILPREAATELALQRVKKAMSLRRFSLFSSAPGFA encoded by the coding sequence ATGACGGATCTATTTCGATTCGCGGACGAGTTGGGGCCGATGAAGATCATCCACGTGTACGAGCCGTCGATTCGGTTGAAGGCGATCTTGGTTGTCGACAACGTGGCCGCGGGACCGTCCATCGGCGGGCTACGAATGGCCCCTGACGTGAGCACCGAAGAGTGCGTCCGCCTCGCCCGAGCCATGACCCTGAAGAACGCAGCCGCCGGGCTTTCCCACGGGGGCGGCAAGGCCGTGGTGTTCGGAGATCCGAAGATGCCCAAGGCCGACAAGGAAACGCTGATACGCGGCTTGGCCAAGGCCTTGCGCAACGAGGAAGACTATATCTTCGGACCCGACATGGGCACGGATGAAGACTGTATGGGCTGGGTGAAGGATGAGATCGGACGTGCGGTCGGCGTGCCCCGCGAGCTTGGCGGCATCCCACTGGATGAAATCGGCGCCACGGGCTGGGGGGTCAGCCATGCCGCCGACGTGGCGCTGGAATTCTGCAAGATCGCCGCGAAGAAACGAGCGCGGTTTGCAGTCCAGGGGTTCGGCGCGGTGGGCCAACATGCGGCGCGCTTTCTGGCGGACAAAGGCGCGGTGTTGGTGGCGGCATCGGATTCAACCGGAGCCGTTCACGATCCGGATGGGCTCGATCTCAACGAATTGTTTGGGTTGAAACAGCGAGGGAAAAGCGTGTCGGAGTCTGCCAAGGGCAAGGCCATCGACCGCGACGCGATCATCGACGTGGAGTGTGAGATCTGGATTCCCGCTGCCCGCCCGGATGTGATCAACGAAGACAATGTTCACCGCTTGAAGACCAAGCTGGTGGTCGAAGGCGCCAATATCCCCATCACGCTCGGCGCGGAAAAGATCCTGGCGGAGAACGGCATCGTGTGCGTGCCGGATTTTATCGCCAACGCGGGAGGCGTGATCTGCGCGGCGATGGAGTACCGGGGCGCCGGCGAGTCCACGGTGTTTCAGATCATCGAGGACAAACTGCGACGCAACACGCGCCTGGTGCTGGAAACCGCCGCGCGGAAACGGATCTTGCCGCGAGAGGCCGCAACGGAACTGGCCCTCCAGCGGGTCAAGAAGGCGATGAGCTTGCGGCGGTTCTCCCTGTTTTCATCCGCCCCGGGATTTGCGTAG
- a CDS encoding (2Fe-2S) ferredoxin domain-containing protein, with protein MSRYRYHIFMCINERSAEDPRGSCTAKGSAKLQELFKSEVKRRGLQAEVRANKAGCLDACEYGPTVVIYPDGVWYRVKTEADVIEVMDRHIGRGEVVTRLLIPFDAKPAESRSGAK; from the coding sequence ATGTCTCGGTACCGGTATCACATCTTCATGTGCATCAACGAACGGTCGGCGGAAGACCCGCGCGGCAGTTGCACGGCCAAGGGATCGGCCAAGCTGCAGGAATTGTTCAAGTCCGAAGTGAAGCGCCGCGGCCTGCAGGCCGAAGTGCGGGCCAACAAGGCGGGGTGCCTGGACGCGTGTGAATACGGGCCCACGGTGGTGATCTATCCCGATGGGGTGTGGTACCGGGTGAAGACCGAAGCCGACGTGATCGAGGTAATGGACCGTCACATCGGGCGGGGCGAGGTCGTAACCCGCCTGTTGATCCCGTTCGACGCCAAACCCGCCGAATCTCGGAGCGGGGCCAAGTAA
- a CDS encoding MFS transporter: MDRLLAHTVRAALALIAVYFGSFAALGVYLPYFNLYLLHLGFTPWQIGVVAAMPPLFKILVPAAFGLVADRTGHGRLLIIATSAATTLSFAAFLVSTTFLSVLAVMVVFAVAWAPVLPLVEATTLETLDRLKRFDYGRIRLWGSLGFIVATLLMGVWLKTASSDRVILYGILGGFAAATAAACAIPTTRLPALASPVSTHAVRGLRALSGFYLACLLMQFSHGTYYGFFSIWLESRGWAPWSLGALWTASILVEVVFMFWSARAMGRIGAEGLFVVAFAAAVARWAVMSSSPGLVGLVLAQGLHALTFGAFHVAAVTLVHRTAPPSLRSTGQTLYSSLAYGVGSAGGSLLNGALYAAWGAAPLFGLSALAAFGGLVFAVGFLRAVRLEPR; the protein is encoded by the coding sequence ATGGACAGGCTCCTAGCCCATACGGTGCGGGCCGCGCTTGCGCTGATCGCCGTTTACTTCGGATCGTTCGCGGCCCTCGGCGTCTACCTCCCCTACTTCAATCTGTACCTCCTGCACCTGGGGTTCACCCCTTGGCAGATCGGCGTGGTCGCGGCCATGCCGCCCCTCTTCAAAATTCTTGTCCCCGCGGCCTTCGGGCTCGTGGCCGATCGCACGGGACACGGGCGGCTGCTGATCATCGCCACGTCCGCCGCCACCACGCTCTCGTTCGCCGCGTTTCTGGTCTCGACCACCTTTTTGAGCGTCTTGGCGGTGATGGTGGTGTTCGCGGTGGCGTGGGCCCCGGTGCTGCCGTTGGTCGAAGCCACCACGCTCGAAACCCTGGATCGACTCAAACGCTTCGACTACGGGCGTATCCGGCTCTGGGGATCGTTGGGCTTCATCGTGGCCACCCTGTTGATGGGCGTCTGGCTCAAAACCGCGTCGTCCGATCGGGTCATCTTGTACGGCATCCTCGGCGGGTTCGCGGCGGCCACCGCAGCCGCCTGTGCGATCCCCACCACGCGCCTCCCCGCGTTGGCGTCTCCGGTCTCCACCCACGCTGTGCGTGGATTACGCGCATTGTCCGGGTTCTACCTCGCATGCCTGCTGATGCAGTTCAGCCACGGCACCTACTACGGATTTTTCTCCATCTGGCTGGAGAGCCGGGGCTGGGCGCCGTGGTCCCTCGGCGCGCTCTGGACCGCCAGCATCCTGGTCGAAGTGGTCTTCATGTTTTGGTCGGCGCGTGCCATGGGACGGATCGGCGCCGAAGGCTTGTTCGTGGTCGCGTTCGCCGCCGCGGTCGCGCGGTGGGCGGTGATGAGCAGTTCGCCCGGGCTGGTGGGCCTTGTGCTGGCGCAGGGGCTGCACGCGCTCACATTCGGCGCGTTCCACGTGGCCGCGGTCACGCTCGTGCACCGGACCGCGCCGCCGTCCCTGCGGTCGACCGGGCAGACGCTCTACAGCAGCCTCGCCTACGGCGTCGGGTCGGCCGGCGGCTCGTTGCTCAACGGCGCGCTCTATGCCGCGTGGGGTGCCGCGCCGTTGTTCGGCCTCAGCGCGCTCGCCGCGTTCGGCGGTCTGGTCTTCGCCGTCGGATTTCTGCGCGCGGTGCGACTGGAACCGCGCTAG
- the mfd gene encoding transcription-repair coupling factor produces MTVPLISVPSIDLREALRSGEARVHVSGLRPPAKSAVVREAAAAGPVLVITGSLDAADTLAGDLRFVSALSGERASVQVIPDWNPSLPPPIDLEARRVAALAALLEGSAAVTVAPIDALRAPLIAPAAFRAYTRTIEVGQTVAREELSHFLVSAGYDVVSTVTLPGEAAIRGGIVDCFSPLAETPIRIELDGDEVSSLRLVDPLTQRSQRHVERVVVGPAPAFVHADADSTLPSYLRLDTLLVLDEPDLLTDPPLDGCLAAPEGALHLGRVVTLHSLAIAAPRGWSALSVEHGAPDRFGPGAARPSIAEAFQRLDTWRRECIAVVVCRSAEQVGRFKTSAADHGVPVAELPPDGLADATASSPVFVTVGELSGGLIDSASRLLLTTEEELLGKERLARPARRARLAPFLSSIDELRPGDLAVHAEYGIGRYESLSRMTMGGTESEFLVLRYLGGDKVYVPIDRLDLVQKYGGVEGKTPRLEALGGTGWVKTKQRVKRAIQRMAADLLSLYAEREVAKGHAFAPDGMEARDFAAGFEYEETPDQARAIAEVTLDMERPRPMDRLVCGDVGYGKTEVALRAAFKAVMDHKQVAVLVPTTLLAEQHGRTFAARCAPFPVRVEVLSRFRPPTEQREVLAGLADGRVDIVIGTHRLLQKDVVFHDLGLVIVDEEQRFGVRHKERFKELRKNVHVLTLTATPIPRTLQMAFGSIRDLSLIETAPADRLAIRTTLARWDPEIIRDAVRRELARGGQVFVVHNRVADIERVAEELGRLVPEARMVVGHGQLSERQLERMMAKFLAKEADLLLSTTIIESGLDIPSANTILINRADRFGLAELYQLRGRVGRSGRQAYAILLVPPETALSEEAHRRLEALQEFTELGSGFKIAARDLEIRGAGNLLGAEQSGHIAAVGFDLYLKMIQEAVDALRGADHEPEIDPVLTLPVSAFIPEEYVPDAYDRLAIYKRIGSAETAERLTALRTELQDRFGPLPEPVVRLFEAMEIKRLARTLRIAKVEADERRIVVAATPRAPLPKEAVDALLRAYPRAVRFLSDYAFMITHQGGGWSLVFERLVELLNRLGASSPLETTART; encoded by the coding sequence GTGACTGTTCCCTTGATCAGCGTGCCGTCGATCGACCTGCGCGAGGCGCTTCGTTCCGGGGAGGCCCGCGTTCACGTGTCAGGGCTTCGCCCGCCGGCCAAGTCCGCGGTGGTGCGTGAGGCCGCTGCCGCGGGCCCGGTGTTGGTGATCACGGGGTCGCTCGACGCCGCGGATACGTTGGCCGGCGACCTCCGATTCGTCTCGGCGTTGTCCGGTGAGCGGGCCTCGGTGCAGGTCATCCCAGACTGGAATCCCTCGCTCCCCCCGCCCATCGACCTGGAAGCGCGACGGGTCGCGGCGCTGGCCGCGTTGTTGGAGGGATCCGCCGCCGTCACGGTGGCGCCGATCGACGCGCTCCGGGCTCCGCTCATCGCGCCGGCCGCGTTCCGCGCATACACCCGAACCATTGAAGTCGGTCAGACCGTCGCGCGCGAGGAGCTGTCGCACTTTCTCGTGAGCGCAGGCTACGACGTGGTGTCGACGGTGACGCTGCCAGGTGAGGCGGCGATCCGCGGAGGGATCGTGGATTGTTTCTCGCCCTTGGCGGAGACGCCTATTCGCATTGAGTTGGACGGGGACGAGGTGTCGTCCCTACGACTGGTGGATCCCTTGACCCAGCGCTCGCAACGACATGTGGAGCGCGTGGTGGTGGGCCCGGCCCCCGCGTTTGTCCACGCGGACGCCGACTCCACCCTGCCCTCGTACCTTCGACTCGATACCCTGTTGGTGCTGGACGAACCGGACCTGTTGACCGATCCGCCGCTCGACGGTTGCCTGGCGGCCCCGGAAGGCGCGCTGCACCTGGGACGCGTGGTCACCCTCCACTCGCTGGCCATCGCGGCACCGCGCGGCTGGAGCGCGTTGTCGGTCGAGCACGGCGCGCCGGACCGATTCGGACCCGGCGCAGCGAGACCATCCATTGCCGAGGCGTTCCAGCGCTTGGACACGTGGCGCCGCGAGTGTATCGCCGTGGTCGTCTGTCGGAGCGCCGAGCAGGTCGGGCGATTCAAGACCTCGGCCGCGGATCACGGAGTGCCCGTTGCCGAGCTTCCACCCGACGGTTTGGCTGACGCGACCGCTTCAAGCCCCGTGTTCGTCACGGTCGGGGAACTGTCCGGAGGACTGATCGACTCCGCCTCGCGGCTTCTGCTGACCACCGAGGAAGAGTTGCTCGGCAAGGAGCGCCTTGCCAGGCCTGCACGTCGCGCCCGCCTCGCGCCGTTCCTGTCGTCCATCGACGAGCTGCGGCCCGGGGATCTCGCAGTGCACGCCGAATACGGGATCGGCCGTTACGAGAGCCTGAGCCGCATGACCATGGGCGGCACCGAGAGCGAGTTCCTGGTCTTGCGCTACCTGGGCGGCGACAAGGTATACGTCCCCATTGATCGGCTCGACCTGGTCCAGAAGTACGGCGGCGTGGAGGGCAAGACCCCGCGATTGGAGGCGCTGGGCGGAACCGGCTGGGTCAAGACCAAGCAGCGCGTCAAACGCGCGATCCAGCGAATGGCGGCCGATCTCCTCTCGCTGTACGCGGAACGCGAAGTGGCCAAGGGCCATGCCTTCGCACCCGACGGCATGGAGGCCCGGGACTTCGCCGCCGGGTTCGAATACGAGGAGACGCCCGATCAAGCCCGAGCGATCGCGGAGGTCACGCTGGATATGGAGAGACCGCGGCCCATGGACCGACTGGTGTGCGGCGACGTGGGGTACGGCAAAACCGAGGTCGCGCTGCGCGCCGCGTTCAAGGCTGTCATGGATCACAAGCAGGTGGCGGTGCTGGTCCCGACCACGCTGCTCGCCGAACAACACGGGCGGACGTTCGCGGCGCGTTGCGCGCCGTTTCCGGTGCGGGTCGAGGTACTGAGCCGGTTCCGGCCGCCGACCGAGCAGCGCGAGGTGCTCGCCGGTCTGGCCGACGGCCGCGTGGACATCGTGATCGGCACCCACCGCCTGCTGCAGAAGGACGTGGTCTTTCACGACCTCGGTCTCGTCATCGTCGATGAAGAGCAACGGTTCGGCGTGCGCCACAAGGAACGGTTCAAGGAACTCCGGAAAAACGTGCACGTGCTCACGCTGACCGCCACGCCCATTCCCCGCACGCTCCAGATGGCGTTCGGCTCGATCCGCGACCTGTCGTTGATCGAAACCGCGCCGGCTGATCGGCTCGCGATTCGCACCACCCTGGCCCGGTGGGACCCTGAGATCATCCGCGACGCGGTGCGCCGGGAACTCGCTCGCGGCGGTCAGGTGTTCGTCGTCCACAACCGGGTCGCCGACATCGAACGCGTGGCCGAGGAACTGGGGCGCTTGGTGCCGGAAGCGCGGATGGTGGTCGGCCACGGCCAACTCAGCGAACGACAGCTCGAGCGGATGATGGCGAAATTCCTGGCGAAAGAAGCCGACCTCCTGCTCTCCACCACCATCATCGAATCCGGGCTGGACATTCCCTCGGCGAACACCATCCTCATCAACCGCGCCGACCGGTTCGGCTTGGCGGAGCTCTACCAGCTCCGCGGACGGGTGGGGCGATCGGGCCGCCAGGCCTATGCGATCCTTCTGGTGCCGCCGGAAACCGCGTTGTCCGAAGAGGCGCACCGGCGACTCGAGGCGTTGCAGGAGTTTACCGAACTCGGATCCGGGTTTAAGATTGCGGCGCGGGACCTTGAGATTCGAGGCGCGGGCAACCTCTTGGGAGCGGAACAGTCCGGGCACATCGCCGCAGTGGGGTTCGATCTGTATCTCAAGATGATTCAGGAGGCCGTGGACGCCTTGCGCGGCGCCGACCACGAGCCGGAGATCGATCCGGTGCTGACCCTGCCGGTCTCGGCCTTCATCCCGGAAGAGTACGTCCCCGACGCGTACGACCGACTCGCCATCTATAAGCGGATCGGTTCTGCGGAGACCGCCGAGCGGCTCACCGCGCTACGGACGGAACTCCAGGATCGCTTTGGACCGTTGCCGGAGCCCGTCGTGAGGCTCTTCGAGGCGATGGAAATCAAGCGTCTCGCGCGTACTTTGCGGATTGCGAAGGTCGAAGCGGACGAACGCCGAATCGTGGTGGCCGCCACCCCGCGCGCCCCGTTGCCCAAGGAGGCGGTGGACGCGCTACTTCGCGCCTACCCGCGTGCGGTCCGGTTCCTGTCCGACTACGCGTTCATGATCACGCACCAGGGCGGAGGCTGGAGCCTCGTGTTCGAACGCCTGGTCGAATTGCTCAATCGTCTTGGTGCATCGTCCCCACTGGAGACCACGGCGCGGACATGA
- the rfaE2 gene encoding D-glycero-beta-D-manno-heptose 1-phosphate adenylyltransferase, protein MTTPKLKRVSELAQLTAAARRDGRRVVFTNGCFDLLHIGHTRYLQEARSLGDLLIVAINSDASVSALKGPERPLVPEQERAEVLAALACVDFVTIFDAPDPGNVIAALQPDVLVKGGDWPVDRIVGREVVQARGGKVVSLPLVPGASTSGLVRRILDRATAKPTRT, encoded by the coding sequence TTGACAACGCCCAAGCTCAAGAGGGTTTCTGAACTCGCCCAACTCACGGCGGCTGCCAGGAGAGATGGTCGCCGTGTCGTCTTTACGAACGGCTGTTTTGATCTCCTTCACATCGGCCACACGCGTTACTTGCAGGAAGCCCGTTCGCTCGGTGATCTCTTGATCGTAGCGATCAACAGCGATGCCTCGGTCTCCGCGCTCAAGGGGCCGGAGCGGCCGCTCGTGCCGGAGCAGGAGCGGGCCGAGGTGCTGGCTGCGCTCGCGTGCGTGGATTTTGTCACGATCTTCGACGCGCCGGACCCCGGCAACGTGATCGCGGCACTCCAGCCGGACGTGCTGGTCAAGGGCGGCGACTGGCCGGTGGACCGGATCGTGGGGCGCGAGGTAGTGCAGGCCCGCGGCGGGAAGGTCGTCTCCCTTCCCCTCGTGCCCGGCGCGTCCACCAGCGGGCTCGTGCGCCGCATCTTGGACCGCGCGACCGCCAAACCGACCAGGACCTGA
- a CDS encoding peptidylprolyl isomerase — MSRLHPQRRSGRLTRVMAALVAAVVMATPLAGAAADRLVAVVNDELITASEVDASRSLAALNLLAEILPGVDGRREDPTFRDALESLIDQRLLLQEARALGLTATDDEARAAVQALTEERRLDGLNGASSEEIRRRVQDELTIVKLVNREVRSRLMINSSDVDAYYRAHPDRFTRPTRYRIRQIFIKAPAGGDPAATASARAEADAVRAEAAHGADFGELARRRSQGAEAARGGDLGFVRLGELLPEIDTALKNMRPGDVSPVIISPVGFHVINVVDIESGSVRPLEDVRRQAEEFVYQEQATDFYHRWLRQLRGRAHIDIKL; from the coding sequence ATGAGTCGGCTGCACCCCCAGCGCAGGAGTGGCAGGCTGACCCGCGTCATGGCGGCACTGGTCGCGGCCGTGGTGATGGCGACGCCGCTTGCCGGCGCCGCCGCGGACCGGCTGGTTGCCGTGGTCAACGACGAGCTCATCACCGCCAGCGAAGTGGACGCCTCGCGGTCGCTGGCCGCGCTCAATCTCCTGGCTGAAATCCTGCCCGGAGTGGACGGCCGGCGGGAAGACCCGACGTTCCGCGACGCGCTCGAGTCGCTGATCGACCAACGGTTGCTGCTGCAGGAAGCCCGCGCGCTGGGCCTCACCGCCACGGACGACGAAGCCCGAGCCGCCGTGCAGGCGCTCACGGAGGAGCGTCGCCTGGACGGCTTGAACGGCGCGTCCTCCGAAGAGATCCGGCGACGGGTTCAAGACGAACTCACGATCGTGAAGCTGGTCAACCGCGAAGTGCGATCGCGACTCATGATCAATTCATCCGACGTGGACGCGTACTACCGCGCACACCCGGATCGGTTCACGCGTCCCACCCGATACCGGATCCGGCAAATTTTTATCAAAGCGCCGGCCGGCGGCGATCCCGCGGCAACAGCCTCGGCCCGAGCCGAAGCCGACGCCGTTCGCGCCGAAGCCGCTCACGGGGCGGATTTTGGGGAACTCGCGCGCCGTCGGTCGCAAGGTGCGGAGGCCGCCCGCGGCGGCGATCTGGGGTTCGTCCGGCTGGGGGAACTGCTTCCGGAGATCGACACGGCGTTGAAGAACATGCGCCCGGGTGACGTGAGCCCCGTCATAATCTCGCCGGTCGGCTTCCACGTCATCAACGTCGTGGACATTGAGTCCGGATCGGTTCGGCCGCTGGAGGACGTCAGGCGTCAGGCCGAAGAGTTCGTGTATCAGGAGCAGGCCACCGACTTCTACCACCGCTGGCTGCGGCAGCTCCGCGGGCGGGCGCACATCGACATCAAGCTTTAG
- a CDS encoding replication-associated recombination protein A — protein MDLFAADSPQSAEPRPPLAERMRPRSLEEFVGQEHLVGKGKFLSMVLQTDQPPSLIFWGPPGSGKTTLAHLIATSTKCRFVFFSAVLSGVKEVRELVAEARVRRQRGERTILFVDEIHRFNRSQQDAFLPHVEDGTIVLMGATTENPSFEVNAPLLSRCKVLTLKPLRVEEVVAVLRRAVHDRERGLGDFHVVCDDALLAEIAEWAEGDARRALNLLEQAVALCPMTDGRCVLHPAEVREAAQHRVLLFDHGREEHYNVISAFIKSLRGSDPDAAVYWLARMLEAGEDPLFVARRMVIFASEDVGNADPQGLVVAVAALQAFHAVGLPEGWIPLSHAATYLASALKSNASYVAYRRAAAEIQETGTLPVPLHLRNAPTKLMKAEGYAEGYRYPHDFPGHVVAQQYLPDQLVGRRYYDPSDEGHERDIQRRLRAWRKEPPEE, from the coding sequence ATGGACCTGTTCGCCGCCGACTCACCGCAATCCGCTGAGCCCCGCCCGCCGCTTGCCGAGCGGATGCGGCCCCGGAGTCTGGAAGAATTCGTGGGGCAGGAGCACCTGGTGGGCAAAGGAAAGTTCTTGTCCATGGTGCTGCAGACGGACCAGCCGCCGTCGTTGATCTTCTGGGGGCCGCCGGGATCCGGCAAGACCACGCTCGCGCACCTGATCGCCACCAGCACCAAGTGCCGGTTCGTGTTCTTCTCCGCCGTGTTGTCCGGCGTCAAAGAAGTCCGTGAACTCGTGGCCGAGGCGCGCGTCAGGCGGCAACGCGGGGAGCGCACGATCCTCTTCGTTGACGAGATTCATCGGTTCAACCGCAGCCAGCAGGACGCGTTTTTGCCGCACGTGGAGGACGGCACCATCGTGCTGATGGGCGCCACGACGGAAAACCCCAGCTTCGAAGTTAATGCGCCGTTGCTCTCGCGCTGCAAGGTGCTCACGCTCAAACCCCTGCGCGTCGAGGAAGTGGTGGCGGTGCTGCGTCGGGCGGTTCATGACCGGGAGCGCGGGTTGGGGGATTTTCACGTCGTGTGCGACGACGCGTTGTTGGCCGAGATCGCGGAGTGGGCCGAGGGCGACGCGCGGCGCGCGCTGAACCTGCTCGAACAGGCGGTCGCCCTGTGTCCGATGACCGACGGTCGATGCGTGCTCCATCCGGCCGAGGTGCGTGAAGCCGCGCAGCATCGCGTGCTGCTGTTCGACCACGGACGCGAAGAGCACTACAACGTGATTTCCGCGTTCATCAAGAGTCTGCGCGGGAGCGACCCCGACGCCGCGGTGTATTGGCTGGCGCGGATGCTGGAGGCCGGGGAAGATCCGTTGTTCGTCGCGCGCCGCATGGTGATCTTCGCGTCCGAAGACGTGGGCAATGCGGACCCGCAAGGTCTGGTCGTGGCCGTGGCCGCGTTGCAGGCCTTTCACGCGGTGGGCCTGCCCGAGGGGTGGATCCCGTTGAGCCACGCGGCCACCTACCTGGCGTCCGCTCTGAAAAGCAATGCCAGCTACGTCGCGTACCGCCGGGCGGCCGCTGAAATCCAAGAGACCGGCACGCTCCCGGTCCCCCTCCATCTTCGCAACGCCCCCACCAAGCTGATGAAGGCCGAGGGCTACGCGGAAGGCTACCGGTACCCGCACGACTTCCCGGGCCACGTCGTGGCGCAGCAGTATCTCCCCGATCAACTGGTGGGACGTCGCTACTACGACCCGAGCGACGAAGGCCACGAACGAGACATCCAACGCCGCCTCCGAGCCTGGCGAAAAGAGCCTCCGGAGGAGTGA
- a CDS encoding D-sedoheptulose 7-phosphate isomerase: protein MIDQIRRSFKDSISVKEAFLAQYENQIADVAKKIVTAYKKDHKVLLFGNGGSATDASHIAGELVNRFNRDRDGLPAIALASDPSVVTSISNDYDFQDLFSRQVRAFGRKGDVAIALSTSGNSPNVLRGVDAAKPLGMVTIAFTGKDGGKLASLVDHAFIVPSNSTPRIQETHITLAHVLCELVEDALFPPGR from the coding sequence ATGATCGATCAAATCCGCCGCTCGTTCAAAGACAGCATCTCGGTCAAAGAGGCGTTCCTGGCGCAATACGAGAACCAGATCGCCGACGTAGCCAAAAAAATCGTGACGGCGTACAAGAAAGACCACAAGGTGCTGCTGTTCGGCAACGGGGGCAGCGCGACCGACGCCTCCCACATCGCCGGCGAGTTGGTCAACCGCTTCAACCGCGACCGCGACGGGCTGCCGGCCATCGCGTTGGCGTCCGACCCCTCGGTCGTGACCAGCATCAGCAACGACTACGACTTTCAGGACCTCTTCTCCCGGCAGGTGCGGGCATTCGGGCGCAAAGGCGACGTGGCGATCGCGTTGAGCACCAGCGGCAATTCGCCCAACGTGTTGCGCGGCGTCGACGCGGCAAAGCCCCTGGGGATGGTGACGATCGCCTTCACGGGCAAGGACGGGGGAAAGCTCGCGTCCCTGGTCGATCACGCCTTCATCGTGCCGTCCAACAGCACCCCGCGCATTCAAGAAACGCACATCACGCTGGCACACGTGTTGTGCGAGCTGGTGGAAGACGCCCTGTTCCCACCGGGCCGGTGA